A stretch of the Actinotalea sp. JY-7876 genome encodes the following:
- a CDS encoding IclR family transcriptional regulator, with amino-acid sequence MAPENSRPTSVLPTGRADDKASASEKTLLVLEAALRHPRFTDVVEATGLAKATTHRILATLVDRGFIVVTPDGTYQPGPQILALAGQALQRLDISAIAQPFVGDLVDRVHCTSHVGVANGDEIVYLVRMDSDKPYQMPSRVGHAIPMHSSGIGKVVLASYSDDDVERFVARAGLPRRTPDTITTIERLREELAQIRRDGYGFDWQENVPGVVCVAAPIRDHTGTTRYGLSISTLALEYTYVQLEALAPAVVETAARISAALGHRA; translated from the coding sequence ATGGCCCCCGAGAACTCCCGCCCGACGTCGGTGCTGCCCACGGGCCGCGCCGACGACAAGGCGAGCGCGAGCGAGAAGACGCTGCTCGTGCTCGAGGCCGCGCTCCGTCACCCACGGTTCACCGACGTCGTCGAGGCGACCGGCCTGGCCAAGGCGACGACGCACCGGATCCTCGCCACCCTGGTGGACCGGGGCTTCATCGTCGTCACGCCGGACGGCACCTACCAGCCGGGGCCGCAGATCCTGGCCCTCGCGGGCCAGGCGCTGCAGCGCCTCGACATCTCGGCGATCGCCCAGCCCTTCGTCGGTGACCTCGTCGACCGGGTCCACTGCACCTCGCACGTCGGCGTCGCCAACGGCGACGAGATCGTCTACCTGGTCCGCATGGACTCGGACAAGCCGTACCAGATGCCGTCGCGTGTCGGGCACGCCATCCCGATGCACTCCTCGGGGATCGGCAAGGTCGTCCTCGCCTCGTACAGCGACGACGACGTCGAGCGATTCGTCGCCCGGGCGGGCCTGCCGCGGCGGACGCCGGACACGATCACCACGATCGAGCGGCTCCGCGAGGAGCTCGCGCAGATCCGCCGGGACGGCTACGGCTTCGACTGGCAGGAGAACGTCCCCGGCGTCGTGTGCGTGGCAGCACCGATCCGCGACCACACCGGGACCACCCGGTACGGCCTCAGCATCTCCACCCTCGCCCTCGAGTACACCTACGTGCAGCTCGAGGCGCTCGCCCCCGCGGTCGTCGAGACGGCCGCCCGCATCTCCGCGGCCCTGGGCCACCGCGCCTGA
- the kduI gene encoding 5-dehydro-4-deoxy-D-glucuronate isomerase: MEQRYATSPEQIPGMDTEEMRRRYLVPGLFVADEVNAVYTHHDRVVLAGALPVAGPVTLGTFPEIRSEFFFEHREAGIVNVGGTGTVTVDGTDFTLTHGSCLYVGRGARDVTFTSADAAGEAGPARFYLVSAPAHTAYPTTLVEAGQGTVRELGDPLTSNRRTLNQYIHENGVRSCQVVMGVTTLHPGSMWNTMPAHTHDRRMEAYLYFDLPEDARVIHILGRPDETRHLVVANQEAIISPSWSVHSGVGTASYSFVWAMAGENQSFDDMDGFPITVMR; encoded by the coding sequence ATGGAACAGCGATACGCCACCAGCCCGGAGCAGATCCCCGGGATGGACACCGAGGAGATGCGGCGCCGGTACCTCGTGCCGGGCCTCTTCGTCGCCGACGAGGTCAACGCCGTCTACACGCACCACGACCGCGTCGTGCTCGCCGGTGCCCTGCCGGTGGCCGGCCCCGTCACGCTGGGGACGTTCCCCGAGATCCGCTCCGAGTTCTTCTTCGAGCACCGCGAGGCGGGCATCGTCAACGTCGGCGGCACCGGCACCGTGACGGTCGACGGCACAGACTTCACGCTCACCCACGGCTCGTGCCTCTACGTCGGGCGCGGCGCGCGCGACGTCACCTTCACCTCCGCGGACGCGGCGGGCGAGGCCGGCCCCGCCCGGTTCTACCTCGTCTCGGCGCCCGCGCACACCGCCTACCCGACGACGCTGGTCGAGGCCGGCCAGGGCACGGTGCGCGAGCTCGGCGACCCGCTGACCTCGAACCGGCGCACGCTGAACCAGTACATCCACGAGAACGGCGTGCGCTCCTGCCAGGTCGTCATGGGCGTCACCACGCTGCACCCCGGCAGCATGTGGAACACCATGCCGGCGCACACCCACGACCGCCGGATGGAGGCCTACCTCTACTTCGACCTGCCGGAGGACGCCCGCGTCATCCACATCCTCGGCCGCCCGGACGAGACCCGGCACCTGGTCGTCGCGAACCAGGAGGCGATCATCTCGCCCAGCTGGTCCGTCCACTCGGGTGTCGGCACGGCCAGCTACAGCTTCGTCTGGGCCATGGCCGGGGAGAATCAGTCGTTCGACGACATGGACGGGTTCCCGATCACCGTCATGCGCTGA
- a CDS encoding TRAP transporter large permease, translating into MDPAALAALILLGGIAVFLLLGAPISIAVGLSSLIAMFTALGVENGVLTAAQQVFRGINSFPLLAIPFFVLAGVIMNQGGIALRLVNAAKVMVGRMPGSLAQTNIAANALFGAVSGSGVAAAAAIGSTIGPIQAREGYNKSFAAATNIASAPAGMIIPPSNLMIVYSLVSSASVAALFVAGYIPGAMWAIACMIIVYLYARKRPELKVTERITFAQGAKTILAAVPALLLIVVVIGGILLGYFTPTEGSNIAVVYSLVLSFIYRTIKVSQLPKMLMDAARTTAVVMFLVGVSSIMGFVMSFARIPQMASEAIFSVSTNPVVILLLIAVILLILGCFMDPTPAVLIFTPIFLPIVTAMGIHPVHFGIMMVFNLSIGTITPPVGPILFVGAKVANISIEAVIRRLLPFFGALVLVLLMVIFTPSLSMWLPTQLGLVTP; encoded by the coding sequence ATGGACCCCGCAGCACTCGCCGCACTCATCCTGCTCGGCGGCATCGCCGTCTTCCTGCTCCTCGGCGCGCCCATCAGCATCGCCGTCGGCCTCTCGTCCCTCATCGCGATGTTCACGGCCCTCGGGGTCGAGAACGGCGTCCTCACGGCCGCGCAGCAGGTCTTCCGCGGCATCAACTCCTTCCCCCTGCTCGCCATCCCGTTCTTCGTGCTCGCCGGTGTGATCATGAACCAAGGCGGGATAGCCCTACGGCTCGTCAACGCCGCCAAGGTGATGGTCGGCCGGATGCCCGGCTCGCTGGCCCAGACGAACATCGCGGCCAACGCGCTGTTCGGCGCGGTGTCCGGCTCCGGGGTGGCGGCCGCGGCCGCCATCGGCTCGACCATCGGCCCGATCCAGGCGCGTGAGGGCTACAACAAGTCCTTCGCCGCCGCGACGAACATCGCCTCGGCCCCGGCCGGCATGATCATCCCGCCCAGCAACCTGATGATCGTCTACTCGCTCGTCTCGAGCGCCTCGGTCGCCGCCCTGTTCGTGGCCGGCTACATCCCCGGTGCGATGTGGGCGATCGCGTGCATGATCATCGTCTACCTCTACGCACGCAAGCGTCCCGAGCTCAAGGTCACCGAGCGGATCACCTTCGCGCAGGGCGCCAAGACGATCCTCGCGGCCGTGCCCGCGCTGCTCCTCATCGTCGTCGTCATCGGCGGCATCCTGCTCGGCTACTTCACGCCGACCGAGGGCTCGAACATCGCGGTCGTGTACTCGCTCGTGCTGTCCTTCATCTACCGCACCATCAAGGTCAGCCAGCTGCCCAAGATGCTCATGGACGCGGCGCGCACGACCGCCGTCGTCATGTTCCTCGTGGGCGTGTCCTCGATCATGGGCTTCGTGATGTCGTTCGCCCGGATCCCGCAGATGGCGTCCGAGGCGATCTTCTCGGTCAGCACCAACCCGGTCGTCATCCTGCTGCTCATCGCGGTGATCCTGCTGATCCTCGGGTGCTTCATGGACCCGACGCCGGCGGTGCTGATCTTCACGCCGATCTTCCTGCCGATCGTCACCGCCATGGGGATCCACCCGGTCCACTTCGGGATCATGATGGTCTTCAACCTGTCGATCGGGACGATCACACCACCGGTCGGGCCGATCCTCTTCGTCGGCGCCAAGGTCGCCAACATCTCCATCGAGGCGGTCATCCGGCGGCTGCTGCCCTTCTTCGGGGCCCTCGTGCTGGTGCTCCTCATGGTGATCTTCACGCCGAGCCTGTCCATGTGGCTGCCCACTCAGCTCGGCCTGGTGACCCCGTGA
- a CDS encoding TRAP transporter small permease produces MNTAKLVLDRVLMWACVVLFALLVVDVAWQVFARQVLDQPSGWSEELAKYLFIWLGLFGSALVFGERGHIAVDFAVKKLPAAAQKVVAVIVQLSILAFTGLVLLWGGLRVVDLAWEQNLTGLPVNVGPLYLALPISGVLIALYTVYHLVRILTGAERAVEDAEPDVL; encoded by the coding sequence ATGAACACAGCAAAGCTCGTGCTCGACCGCGTGCTGATGTGGGCCTGCGTGGTGCTGTTCGCACTGCTCGTGGTCGACGTCGCCTGGCAGGTCTTCGCCCGGCAGGTCCTCGACCAGCCGAGCGGCTGGTCGGAGGAGCTGGCCAAGTACCTGTTCATCTGGCTCGGCCTCTTCGGGTCGGCTCTCGTCTTCGGCGAGCGCGGCCACATCGCCGTCGACTTCGCCGTGAAGAAGCTGCCCGCGGCCGCCCAGAAGGTCGTCGCGGTCATCGTGCAGCTGTCGATCCTCGCGTTCACCGGGCTGGTGCTCCTGTGGGGCGGCTTGCGCGTCGTCGACCTGGCGTGGGAGCAGAACCTCACCGGCCTGCCGGTCAACGTCGGCCCGCTCTACCTCGCGCTGCCGATCTCCGGGGTGCTCATCGCCCTCTACACCGTCTACCACCTGGTCAGGATCCTCACCGGCGCGGAGCGCGCCGTCGAGGACGCCGAGCCTGACGTCCTGTGA
- a CDS encoding TRAP transporter substrate-binding protein, with product MRRNKAASITALIGASVLALTACSAGTTPVEQETTGTDDGGAVAGADTLVMKAAFNQPETHPQYIVLDELGDKFFEATDGAYDIEVFPNETLGAQRETIELVQAGTIEMAYVGGPLLENFNPDFVVFNLPFVFDSAEHQSETTNDPEIVGDLYSSLEDEGIKVVSAFHGGVRSVYNSEKPINTPEDMAGMKIRVIESDTNIEMLRLMGGTGTPMGQGEVYTAIQSGVLDGGENNELIYSNLKHAEVAPYFSYTRHLMFPDYLIISPAVFDAMTEEHQEIFLELLEEARVHEAELWTEQVSEAIEAAEAAGATFNEVDADAFAEVIAPLTEAKLTNDVTRGIYDQVRAAAE from the coding sequence ATGAGGCGAAACAAGGCCGCATCGATCACCGCCCTCATCGGGGCGTCGGTGCTCGCGCTGACCGCGTGCAGCGCCGGCACCACCCCGGTGGAGCAGGAGACGACGGGCACCGACGACGGCGGCGCCGTCGCAGGCGCGGACACGCTGGTCATGAAGGCCGCGTTCAACCAGCCCGAGACGCACCCGCAGTACATCGTGCTCGACGAGCTCGGGGACAAGTTCTTCGAGGCGACCGACGGCGCGTACGACATCGAGGTCTTCCCGAACGAGACCCTCGGCGCCCAGCGCGAGACCATCGAGCTCGTCCAGGCCGGCACGATCGAGATGGCCTACGTCGGCGGCCCGCTGCTCGAGAACTTCAACCCCGACTTCGTCGTGTTCAACCTGCCGTTCGTCTTCGACTCGGCGGAGCACCAGAGCGAGACGACGAACGACCCGGAGATCGTCGGGGACCTGTACTCCTCGCTCGAGGACGAGGGCATCAAGGTCGTCAGCGCGTTCCACGGCGGCGTCCGGTCGGTCTACAACTCCGAGAAGCCGATCAACACGCCCGAGGACATGGCGGGCATGAAGATCCGCGTCATCGAGTCCGACACCAACATCGAGATGCTCAGGCTCATGGGTGGCACGGGCACCCCGATGGGCCAGGGCGAGGTCTACACGGCCATCCAGTCCGGCGTGCTCGACGGCGGCGAGAACAACGAGCTCATCTACTCCAACCTCAAGCACGCCGAGGTCGCGCCGTACTTCAGCTACACGCGCCACCTCATGTTCCCGGACTACCTGATCATCAGCCCCGCCGTCTTCGACGCGATGACGGAGGAGCACCAGGAGATCTTCCTCGAGCTGCTCGAGGAGGCCCGCGTGCACGAGGCCGAGCTCTGGACGGAGCAGGTCAGCGAGGCGATCGAGGCCGCCGAGGCGGCCGGCGCGACCTTCAACGAGGTCGACGCCGACGCGTTCGCCGAGGTCATCGCCCCGCTGACCGAGGCGAAGCTCACGAACGACGTGACGCGCGGCATCTACGACCAGGTCCGCGCCGCGGCCGAGTGA
- a CDS encoding DUF4862 family protein, producing MTPQPTAATLGAYAMAPKDPTLLGDFWAEVGALPIGGLELPLPAEGAGPDPAGLAARPDLRLLVTCIPTVMGRLGADPAYGLASSDDDARRRAVADVRRARDLAEDQAASDGAAVAAIQVHSAPGPRSGDRDALARSLDEILAWDLAGARVLVEHCDTLVAGQPPAKGFLTIEDELAVLADRSAAGAVGMSINWGRSAIEGRSARTPLEHLRAAADAGLLGALVLSGATDAETPWGAAWGDAHIPPRGSDPALAASADSLLGPDDVAAALALAGPGCLVAVKVAVRPLDADVATRIAVARAALALAAR from the coding sequence ATGACCCCCCAGCCCACCGCCGCCACCCTCGGCGCCTACGCCATGGCGCCCAAGGACCCGACCCTCCTCGGGGACTTCTGGGCCGAGGTCGGCGCGCTGCCGATCGGCGGCCTCGAGCTGCCGCTGCCGGCCGAGGGCGCCGGGCCGGACCCGGCCGGGCTCGCCGCCCGTCCCGACCTGCGCCTGCTCGTGACCTGCATCCCGACCGTCATGGGGCGGCTCGGCGCGGACCCGGCCTACGGCCTCGCGTCGTCGGACGACGACGCCCGCCGCCGCGCGGTCGCCGACGTCCGCCGCGCCCGTGACCTGGCCGAGGACCAGGCCGCCTCGGACGGCGCCGCCGTCGCGGCCATCCAGGTCCACAGCGCCCCGGGCCCGCGGTCCGGCGACCGCGACGCGCTCGCGCGGTCGCTCGACGAGATCCTGGCCTGGGACCTCGCCGGGGCGCGCGTCCTGGTCGAGCACTGCGACACGCTCGTCGCCGGGCAGCCGCCGGCCAAGGGCTTCCTGACGATCGAGGACGAGCTGGCCGTCCTGGCCGACCGGTCCGCCGCCGGCGCCGTCGGGATGAGCATCAACTGGGGCCGCTCCGCGATCGAGGGCCGCAGCGCCCGGACGCCGCTCGAGCACCTGCGCGCCGCCGCGGACGCCGGGCTGCTGGGCGCGCTGGTGCTGTCCGGCGCGACGGACGCCGAGACGCCCTGGGGCGCGGCGTGGGGCGACGCGCACATCCCGCCGCGCGGCTCCGACCCGGCGCTCGCGGCGTCGGCGGACTCGCTGCTCGGCCCCGACGACGTCGCCGCCGCCCTCGCGCTCGCCGGGCCGGGCTGCCTCGTGGCGGTCAAGGTCGCCGTGCGACCGCTCGACGCCGACGTCGCGACGCGGATCGCCGTCGCGCGGGCGGCCCTCGCGCTCGCCGCCCGGTGA
- a CDS encoding NAD(P)-dependent oxidoreductase yields the protein MSTAPRAGVVGLGVMGAPMARHVLEAGLPLHVTARRPASAAPLVDAGAAWHATPRELAAHVDVVVLMVPDLPDVLAVLDGPDGLLAGVRGPLVVVVGSTASPTGVRELGATLRERTDGLVSLVDAPVSGGQEGAEAGTLSVMVGGAPHDVARAMPVLAATGTAVHLGPLGAGQVAKACNQMIVAATVTALAEAAVVAERAGLDVGAMLDLLGGGYAASRLLEVKKHRFATHDHSPSGPAKFMVKDLGFALDEAQRSGTATAQTELLLEVFRGVTDAGLGDLDTSVVQAWVESRTRL from the coding sequence GTGAGCACCGCACCCCGCGCGGGCGTGGTCGGCCTGGGCGTCATGGGGGCGCCCATGGCCCGCCACGTGCTCGAGGCCGGGCTGCCCCTGCACGTCACCGCCCGCCGCCCGGCGTCGGCCGCGCCCCTGGTCGACGCGGGCGCCGCCTGGCACGCCACGCCCCGTGAGCTCGCCGCGCACGTGGACGTCGTCGTGCTCATGGTCCCCGACCTGCCGGACGTGCTCGCCGTGCTCGACGGCCCCGACGGGCTGCTCGCGGGGGTGCGCGGACCGCTGGTCGTGGTCGTCGGGTCCACCGCGTCACCGACGGGCGTGCGCGAGCTCGGCGCGACGCTCCGCGAGCGCACGGACGGGCTCGTGAGCCTCGTCGACGCACCGGTGAGCGGCGGCCAGGAGGGCGCCGAGGCGGGCACGCTGTCGGTCATGGTGGGCGGCGCGCCCCACGACGTGGCGCGCGCGATGCCGGTGCTCGCCGCGACGGGCACGGCGGTCCACCTGGGTCCGCTCGGCGCCGGTCAGGTCGCCAAGGCGTGCAACCAGATGATCGTCGCCGCCACGGTGACCGCGCTCGCCGAGGCGGCCGTCGTCGCCGAGCGCGCCGGGCTCGACGTCGGCGCGATGCTCGACCTGCTCGGCGGCGGGTACGCCGCGAGCCGCCTGCTGGAGGTCAAGAAGCACCGCTTCGCGACGCACGACCACAGCCCGTCCGGGCCGGCGAAGTTCATGGTCAAGGACCTCGGCTTCGCGCTCGACGAGGCGCAGCGCAGCGGGACCGCCACCGCGCAGACCGAGCTGCTGCTCGAGGTCTTCCGGGGCGTGACCGACGCCGGGCTCGGGGACCTGGACACCTCCGTCGTGCAGGCGTGGGTCGAGTCCCGGACGCGTCTGTGA
- the nhaA gene encoding Na+/H+ antiporter NhaA, whose translation MTDRRPPVLGTPTPGSLRNLADTLRAENAGAILLLAGAVVALVWANSPWRDAYEALGSAVVGPAALHLDLTVAEWATDGLLAIFFFVVGLELKREMVDGQLRRPSTAIVPILAAVGGMAAPAALYVLVNSLSAGGSLDGWAIPVATDIAFAVAVLAVFGKRLPPALRAFLLTLAVVDDLLGIVVIAVFYAEGLALVWLAASLAAIVLFGVLVRRKTTAWILIPLAVVAWAFMHMSGVHATIAGVILGFTVPALARAGERESRAERLEHVWRPVSAGLAVPVFALFAAGVSMSPAALADAVADPAAQGVALGLVVGKPLGILTATFLLVKFTKANLDASVRWPDLAAVSVVAGVGFTVSLLIGELSFSADSPHSENVKAAILIGSLTSALVGGLLLQWRGRRHVARLSAGAAGGEPDAAV comes from the coding sequence ATGACCGACCGCCGCCCGCCCGTGCTGGGCACCCCGACCCCCGGCTCCCTGCGCAACCTCGCGGACACGCTGCGCGCCGAGAACGCCGGCGCCATCCTGCTGCTCGCGGGCGCCGTCGTCGCGCTCGTGTGGGCGAACTCGCCGTGGCGGGACGCCTACGAGGCGCTGGGCTCGGCCGTCGTCGGCCCCGCGGCCCTGCACCTCGACCTCACGGTCGCCGAGTGGGCCACGGACGGGCTGCTCGCGATCTTCTTCTTCGTCGTGGGCCTCGAGCTCAAGCGCGAGATGGTCGACGGCCAGCTGCGCCGCCCCTCGACCGCGATCGTCCCGATCCTCGCCGCGGTCGGCGGCATGGCGGCGCCCGCGGCCCTCTACGTGCTGGTCAACAGCCTGTCCGCCGGCGGCTCGCTCGACGGCTGGGCGATCCCCGTCGCGACCGACATCGCGTTCGCCGTCGCCGTGCTCGCGGTGTTCGGCAAGCGGCTCCCGCCCGCGCTGCGCGCCTTCCTGCTCACGCTCGCCGTCGTCGACGACCTGCTGGGCATCGTCGTCATCGCGGTGTTCTACGCCGAGGGCCTCGCGCTCGTGTGGCTGGCCGCGTCGCTCGCCGCCATCGTCCTCTTCGGCGTGCTCGTGCGCCGCAAGACGACCGCCTGGATCCTCATCCCGCTGGCCGTGGTGGCGTGGGCGTTCATGCACATGTCCGGCGTGCACGCGACGATCGCGGGCGTGATCCTCGGGTTCACCGTGCCGGCGCTGGCCCGCGCCGGCGAGCGCGAGAGCCGGGCCGAGCGGCTCGAGCACGTGTGGCGCCCAGTCTCGGCCGGCCTCGCCGTCCCCGTGTTCGCGCTCTTCGCCGCCGGCGTCAGCATGAGCCCCGCCGCGCTCGCGGACGCGGTCGCGGACCCCGCCGCGCAGGGCGTCGCCCTGGGCCTGGTGGTGGGCAAGCCGCTCGGCATCCTGACGGCGACGTTCCTGCTGGTGAAGTTCACCAAGGCGAACCTCGACGCGAGCGTCCGATGGCCGGACCTGGCGGCGGTGAGCGTGGTGGCCGGCGTCGGCTTCACGGTGTCGCTGCTGATCGGCGAGCTCTCGTTCAGCGCGGACTCCCCGCACAGCGAGAACGTCAAGGCGGCCATCCTCATCGGGTCGCTCACGTCGGCGCTGGTCGGCGGGCTGCTGCTGCAGTGGCGCGGGCGGCGGCACGTCGCCCGCCTCTCGGCCGGGGCCGCGGGCGGGGAGCCGGACGCCGCCGTCTGA
- a CDS encoding LacI family DNA-binding transcriptional regulator, which translates to MATNTSGPVTLSQVAREAGVSLATASRAINGSANRTVREDLRQRVLETAERLRYSPDANAQAMARGRTTSLGLIVHDIADPYFSSIAAGVGLAAEREGLTMTLASTQHDPAREPAIVELLTRQRARAIVVAGGRRDDDEVNEAMRTALAGFQRSGGTVTLVGQPLLDVDTVVIDNRSGAGDLARALHGRGYRHFGVLAGPADHLTARDRLEGFVEVLTELGAAPGDGAVLASAFTRDGGYEAMRTLLRSGPPVQVVFAVNDVMAVGAMAAAREAGVRVPDDVAVAGFDDIVTLRDITPALSTVRVPLVDVGIAATELALAAPSAEPRLIHVGGTVVLRESTPPRP; encoded by the coding sequence GTGGCCACCAACACGTCGGGACCCGTCACCCTCAGCCAGGTGGCGCGTGAGGCCGGCGTGTCCCTCGCGACCGCGTCCCGGGCGATCAACGGCAGCGCGAACCGGACGGTGCGCGAGGACCTGCGGCAGCGGGTCCTCGAGACCGCCGAGCGGCTGCGCTACTCGCCCGACGCGAACGCGCAGGCCATGGCGCGGGGCCGCACCACCTCGCTGGGGCTGATCGTCCACGACATCGCGGACCCGTACTTCTCCTCGATCGCCGCGGGCGTCGGCCTCGCGGCCGAGCGCGAGGGTCTGACGATGACCCTCGCCAGCACGCAGCACGACCCGGCGCGCGAGCCGGCGATCGTCGAGCTCCTCACGCGCCAGCGCGCGCGCGCCATCGTCGTCGCCGGGGGCCGTCGGGACGACGACGAGGTCAACGAGGCCATGCGCACGGCGCTCGCCGGGTTCCAGCGCTCGGGCGGCACGGTCACGCTCGTCGGGCAGCCCCTGCTCGACGTCGACACCGTCGTCATCGACAACCGCAGCGGGGCCGGGGACCTCGCGCGCGCGCTGCACGGGCGCGGGTACCGGCACTTCGGTGTGCTCGCCGGACCTGCCGACCACCTCACCGCCCGCGACCGGCTGGAGGGCTTCGTCGAGGTCCTCACCGAGCTCGGCGCGGCGCCCGGCGACGGCGCGGTCCTCGCGTCCGCGTTCACGCGGGACGGCGGCTACGAGGCCATGCGCACGCTGCTGCGCTCCGGCCCGCCGGTCCAGGTGGTCTTCGCGGTCAACGACGTCATGGCCGTGGGCGCCATGGCCGCCGCCCGCGAGGCGGGCGTCCGCGTGCCCGACGACGTCGCCGTGGCCGGCTTCGACGACATCGTCACGCTGCGCGACATCACCCCCGCGCTGAGCACGGTGCGCGTCCCGCTGGTCGACGTCGGCATCGCCGCGACCGAGCTCGCCCTCGCCGCCCCCTCGGCCGAGCCGCGCCTCATCCACGTCGGCGGCACCGTCGTCCTGCGCGAGTCCACCCCCCCACGCCCCTGA
- a CDS encoding TPM domain-containing protein, which produces MLRRPRPHARTTSAALVAGTALAGLALAGPAAAEPPQDLREKVTDLAGVLTTGDENRVEAALERLEDETDYQLFVVYVETFDALDAFDWTDETATLSGLGRDDLLLAVAVEDREYRVSAHDEIGLTDDQLHDVETDDIEPHLADDDWAEAAIAAADGYRDAATGGPSALPLVGGTAVVVAGGLWLAHRRRTARRAADAGTRPQALTTEELEKRAGTSLVAVDEAVRASEQELGFAQAQFGVEATRTFDEALASAKASLTRAFALRRSLDDDEPETPEQRREALVEVLRLCDEVDATLDAQTEAFAQLRDLHARAPQTLAELDARVREAEQRLPAAQATLDTLAAGYPPEALASVVENVGGATALLGQAATAVRQGQVVVETDRAAAVSYARTAEEGVARALALLDALGAAGEQLAQAPARIDAGLASLAGDLADADRLGAADPAVGAAATAARAVVAQAASERTTGDPLALLARLTEAEAALDAALMPLREREQAVTRAQARLAEVLPRVDSAVVGVNGLIAAHGAVVRSGARTRLVEGERSLAEARGLATSDPVAALAAADRAEHEVARARRAAQDDVDADRRRLEYQPSGVSEYRWRSDDDDSSWGGGSGWGGSGSSGWSWGGSSRSSSWSGGSSRRSSSSRRSSSGRSSSSRSSSSRRSSSSKRSSSSRRRGGGGRF; this is translated from the coding sequence GTGCTGCGACGCCCACGCCCCCACGCCCGCACGACGTCGGCCGCCCTGGTGGCGGGGACCGCGCTCGCGGGCCTCGCCCTCGCCGGGCCGGCCGCGGCCGAGCCGCCCCAGGACCTGCGCGAGAAGGTGACCGACCTCGCCGGCGTGCTGACCACCGGCGACGAGAACCGGGTCGAGGCGGCGCTGGAGCGGCTCGAGGACGAGACCGACTACCAGCTCTTCGTCGTCTACGTCGAGACGTTCGACGCCCTGGACGCCTTCGACTGGACCGACGAGACGGCCACCCTGTCCGGCCTGGGCAGGGACGACCTGCTGCTCGCCGTCGCCGTCGAGGACCGCGAGTACCGCGTCTCGGCGCACGACGAGATCGGCCTGACCGACGACCAGCTGCACGACGTCGAGACCGACGACATCGAGCCGCACCTGGCCGACGACGACTGGGCCGAGGCCGCGATCGCCGCGGCCGACGGCTACCGCGACGCGGCCACCGGCGGCCCGTCGGCGCTGCCGCTGGTCGGCGGCACCGCCGTCGTCGTCGCGGGTGGGCTGTGGCTCGCGCACCGGCGGCGGACCGCGCGCCGGGCCGCCGACGCCGGCACGCGTCCGCAGGCGCTCACGACCGAGGAGCTCGAGAAGCGCGCGGGGACCTCGCTCGTCGCCGTCGACGAGGCCGTGCGGGCGTCGGAGCAGGAGCTCGGCTTCGCCCAGGCGCAGTTCGGCGTGGAGGCCACGCGCACGTTCGACGAGGCCCTCGCGTCGGCCAAGGCGTCGCTCACGCGCGCGTTCGCGCTGCGCCGCAGCCTCGACGACGACGAGCCGGAGACGCCCGAGCAGCGTCGCGAGGCGCTGGTCGAGGTGCTCCGGCTGTGCGACGAGGTCGACGCGACCCTGGACGCGCAGACCGAGGCCTTCGCGCAGCTGCGCGACCTGCACGCGCGTGCGCCGCAGACGCTCGCGGAGCTCGACGCCCGCGTGCGCGAGGCGGAGCAGCGCCTGCCCGCGGCCCAGGCCACGCTCGACACGCTCGCGGCCGGCTACCCGCCGGAGGCGCTGGCCTCGGTGGTCGAGAACGTCGGGGGAGCGACGGCGCTGCTGGGCCAGGCCGCGACAGCGGTGCGCCAGGGGCAGGTCGTCGTCGAGACCGACCGGGCCGCCGCCGTGAGCTACGCGCGGACCGCCGAGGAGGGCGTGGCCCGCGCGCTCGCCCTGCTCGACGCGCTGGGTGCCGCCGGGGAGCAGCTCGCGCAGGCCCCGGCGCGCATCGACGCCGGCCTCGCCTCGCTCGCCGGTGACCTCGCCGACGCCGACCGGCTCGGCGCGGCGGACCCCGCCGTCGGCGCGGCCGCGACGGCCGCCCGCGCCGTCGTCGCGCAGGCCGCGAGCGAGCGGACCACGGGCGACCCGCTCGCGCTGCTCGCTCGCCTCACCGAGGCCGAGGCCGCCCTGGACGCCGCCCTCATGCCGCTGCGCGAGCGCGAGCAGGCGGTCACCCGGGCGCAGGCGCGGCTGGCCGAGGTCCTGCCGCGCGTCGACTCCGCCGTCGTCGGCGTGAACGGCCTGATCGCGGCGCACGGCGCCGTCGTGCGCTCGGGCGCGCGCACGCGCCTCGTGGAGGGCGAGCGCTCGCTCGCCGAGGCCCGGGGCCTGGCGACGTCGGACCCGGTCGCGGCGCTCGCCGCCGCGGACCGCGCGGAGCACGAGGTCGCGCGCGCCCGGCGGGCCGCGCAGGACGACGTCGACGCGGACCGACGTCGCCTCGAGTACCAGCCCTCGGGCGTGTCCGAGTACCGCTGGCGCTCCGACGACGACGACAGCAGCTGGGGCGGCGGCAGCGGCTGGGGCGGGAGCGGGAGCAGCGGCTGGTCGTGGGGCGGGTCCTCGCGCAGCAGCAGCTGGTCCGGCGGCTCCTCCCGGCGCTCGAGCTCGAGCCGCCGGTCGAGCTCGGGCCGCAGCAGCTCGAGCCGCAGCAGCTCCAGCCGCCGGTCGAGCTCGAGCAAGCGCAGCTCGAGCTCGCGCCGCCGCGGCGGTGGCGGCCGCTTCTGA